In the Streptomyces sp. 3214.6 genome, CGCCGAGGATGTCGTTGAACATCCGGCCGATGCCCGCGGTCCCGGCGAAGGTACCGCCCCCGCCGCCCCCGCCGCCTCCGCCGTTGCCCTCGCCGCCGAGGACGCGGCCCAGGCCGTTGTAGCCCATGATCAGGTCCCAGGCGCTTCCGTCGGTCGAACCGCCGATGTAGGGGCGGTCGTCGGCGGGCACCAGGGACACGGCCGTCGCCCACCAGAAGCTGGAGACGGCCAGCGCCACGGCCGCGAGCAGCAGGTTGACGGCCTTCTTCCGCCACCCCAGCCTCGACGCGTACACGTAGACGGCGAAGACGGCGGGCAGGGCGATGTAGCCCTGGAGCATCTTGGTGTTGAAGGCGAGCCCGAAGCACACGGCGGAGCCGATGAGCGGCAGCAGCCTCTCGTCACGTGTGGCGCGCAGCGCGAGGGCCGCGCCCGCGACCATCAGCAGTACCAGGACGGTGTCCGGGTTGTTGTCGCGGTTGATGGCGACGGTGATCGGCGTCAGCGTGAGCACGAGCGCCGCGACGGCTGCCGCCGCATGCCCGAACACCCGCTTCACGGACGCGTGCAGGATCCAGATCGTGCCCAGCGCCGCCGCGACCTCCGGCGCCATCATCTGCCAGGTGCCGAAGCCGAAGATCCGGCAGGACAGGCCCATGATCATGAGCGCGAACGGCGGCTTGTCGACGGTGATGAAGTTCCCGGCGTCCAACGAGCCGAAGAACCACGCCTCCCAGCTCTTCGTGCCGCTGTAGACGGCGGCGCTGTAGAAGCTGTTGAGGCTCGAACCGGACAGGTTCCAGGAGTAGAGCACGCCGGCCAGGAGCATGATCGCGATCAGCGCGGGGAGCGACCAGCGCGGCGCCTTGTCCGGCGGGGGCGCCGTGGGGGCCGCCGTCGGCGGGGGCCAGTCGGGGGAGACGGTCGTCTGGGGATGCGGATCGGTGGCTGATGTCACTCGGGCATCGTGCAAAGCGGAAGTGGGTGCGCGCTGTGCCGTAGCTGGCGCTCAGCTGTGGAAACGCAAAAGGGATCCGCAAAGAGACCTGTACCCCGCGCCCGACGAGAGACCTCGGCGTATCGGGACTAGCCTGAAAAAAGGTCCTGTACCTGCCCCCGTACAGGAGGAAAGGCGATGCCCGAGCACAGGGTCGGCACACCGGAGAAGTTCGAGGCAGCCCGGCAGGAGCTGCTCGCCGAGGAGAAGGAACTCACCCGGCGGGGCGACGAGCTCGCGCGCAAGCGGAGGGAGCTTCCCTGGGTGCCGGTCGACAAGGACTACACCTTCGAGACCGAAGGCGGGACCAAGTCCCTCGGGGACCTCTTCGACGGGCGCTCGCAGCTGCTCGTCTACCACTTCATGTTCGGTCCGCCGTACGAGGCCGGATGCCCGGTCTGCTCCTCGATCGCGGACACCCTCGACCCCAACGCGGTCCATCTCAAGGCCCGTGACGTGACTCTGATCTGCTCTTCACGGGCGCCGGTCGACAAGCTCCTCGCCTACCGGCAGCGGATGGGCTGGAGCTTCGACTGGGTCTCCGCGGGCGGCGGCGACTTCCACCGCGACCTCGGCTTCACCTACTCCGAGGACGAGTTGAAGCCCTTCCTCGAGGGCGGGATCCCCCCGACGGTGAGTCAGATGGCGCAGGCGTGCGGCACGGACGTCCTCCAGTACGTCACCGAAGGTCCCGGTCTCAGCGCCTACGCGCTCTCGGAGGGCACCGTCTACCGGACGTACGTCACCACCGCCCGAGGCCTCGAGCCCGCCATGGCCTACTACGGCCTCCTCGACCGCACCCCGATGGGCCGCCACGAGGAGGGCGAGGACACCCACTGGCTGCGCCGCCACGACGAGTACGGAAGCTAGTGGCTCGTCTCGCATCGTTGACCAAGTAATCGACGTGCCGCCCGGCGGCCAGCAGACTA is a window encoding:
- a CDS encoding DUF899 domain-containing protein; the encoded protein is MPEHRVGTPEKFEAARQELLAEEKELTRRGDELARKRRELPWVPVDKDYTFETEGGTKSLGDLFDGRSQLLVYHFMFGPPYEAGCPVCSSIADTLDPNAVHLKARDVTLICSSRAPVDKLLAYRQRMGWSFDWVSAGGGDFHRDLGFTYSEDELKPFLEGGIPPTVSQMAQACGTDVLQYVTEGPGLSAYALSEGTVYRTYVTTARGLEPAMAYYGLLDRTPMGRHEEGEDTHWLRRHDEYGS